In Yersinia enterocolitica subsp. enterocolitica, one DNA window encodes the following:
- the ureG gene encoding urease accessory protein UreG, whose protein sequence is MNSHSTDKRKKITRIGIGGPVGSGKTAIIEVITPILIKRGIKPLIITNDIVTTEDAKQVKRTLKGILDEEKILGVETGACPHTAVREDPSMNIAAVEEMEERFPDSDLIMIESGGDNLTLTFSPALADFYIYVIDVAEGEKIPRKNGPGLVQADILVINKIDLAPYVGASLDVMESDTKVVRGERPYILTNCKTGQGIEELVDMIMRDFLFTHVQPQGEHA, encoded by the coding sequence GTGAATAGCCATTCAACCGATAAACGCAAAAAGATCACCCGCATTGGTATTGGTGGCCCGGTGGGTTCAGGTAAAACCGCCATTATCGAAGTGATCACCCCTATTCTGATCAAACGGGGTATTAAGCCTCTGATCATTACCAATGACATCGTCACCACCGAGGATGCCAAACAGGTGAAACGTACCCTGAAAGGCATTCTGGATGAAGAGAAGATCCTCGGGGTCGAAACCGGTGCTTGCCCGCATACTGCGGTGCGTGAAGACCCCAGTATGAATATTGCTGCGGTGGAAGAGATGGAAGAGCGCTTCCCTGACAGCGACCTCATCATGATTGAAAGCGGTGGCGACAACCTGACACTGACCTTTAGCCCGGCCTTGGCTGACTTCTATATCTATGTCATCGATGTGGCGGAAGGGGAAAAAATCCCGCGTAAAAATGGCCCAGGTTTGGTTCAGGCGGACATTCTTGTCATCAACAAAATTGACCTCGCCCCTTATGTCGGTGCCAGCCTGGATGTGATGGAAAGTGACACCAAAGTGGTTCGTGGCGAGCGCCCTTATATTCTGACCAACTGCAAAACCGGGCAGGGCATTGAAGAGTTGGTGGATATGATTATGCGCGACTTCTTGTTTACCCATGTGCAGCCACAAGGAGAACATGCATGA
- a CDS encoding urease subunit alpha, with translation MPQISRQEYAGLFGPTTGDKIRLGDTNLFIEIEKDLRGYGEESVYGGGKSLRDGMGANNHLTRDNGVLDLVITNVTIVDARLGVIKADVGIRDGKIAGIGKSGNPGVMDGVTPGMVVGVSTDAISGEHLVLTAAGIDSHIHLISPQQAYHALSNGVATFFGGGIGPTDGTNGTTVTPGPWNIRQMLRSVEGLPVNVGILGKGNSYGRGPLLEQAIAGVVGYKVHEDWGATANALRHSLRMADEMDIQVSVHTDSLNECGYAEDTIDAFEGRTIHTFHTEGAGGGHAPDIIRVASQPNVLPSSTNPTLPYGVNSQAELFDMIMVCHNLNPNVPADVSFAESRVRPETIAAENVLHDMGVISMFSSDSQAMGRVGENWLRVMQTANAMKASRGKLPEDAPGNDNFRVLRYVAKITINPAIAQGVSHVIGSVEVGKMADLVLWDPRFFGAKPKMVIKGGMINWAAMGDPNASLPTPQPVFYRPMFGAMGKTMQDTCVTFVSQAALDDGVKEKAGLDRQVIAVKNCRTISKHDLVRNDQTPNIEVDPETFAVKVDGVHATCEPIDTAAMNQRYFFG, from the coding sequence ATGCCTCAAATTTCTCGGCAAGAATACGCGGGTCTATTTGGCCCAACGACTGGCGATAAAATCCGTTTGGGTGACACCAATCTATTTATCGAAATCGAAAAAGACCTGCGTGGATATGGTGAAGAGTCGGTTTACGGTGGGGGCAAGTCATTGCGTGACGGGATGGGCGCGAATAACCATCTGACCCGCGATAACGGTGTACTGGATTTAGTCATAACCAACGTCACTATTGTTGATGCTCGTTTAGGGGTGATCAAAGCCGACGTCGGTATCCGTGATGGTAAAATTGCCGGTATCGGTAAAAGTGGTAACCCTGGGGTGATGGATGGTGTCACTCCCGGCATGGTGGTAGGCGTTAGCACCGATGCTATTTCCGGTGAGCATTTGGTTCTCACTGCCGCCGGTATTGATAGCCATATTCACTTAATCTCCCCACAACAGGCTTACCATGCGCTCTCTAATGGCGTGGCAACCTTCTTCGGTGGCGGGATTGGCCCAACCGATGGCACTAACGGAACCACCGTTACCCCTGGCCCTTGGAATATTCGCCAGATGCTGCGCTCAGTTGAAGGGCTGCCGGTCAACGTGGGTATTCTGGGTAAAGGTAACTCTTACGGCCGTGGCCCGCTGTTGGAACAGGCGATTGCCGGTGTTGTCGGCTATAAAGTCCACGAAGACTGGGGCGCGACAGCCAATGCCCTGCGCCATTCATTACGGATGGCGGATGAAATGGATATTCAGGTTTCCGTACATACCGACAGTTTGAACGAATGTGGTTATGCAGAAGACACCATTGATGCCTTCGAAGGCCGCACCATCCACACTTTCCACACCGAGGGGGCGGGCGGGGGGCATGCGCCGGATATCATCCGTGTTGCCAGTCAGCCTAACGTACTACCAAGTTCGACTAACCCAACCCTGCCATACGGGGTGAACAGCCAAGCCGAACTGTTCGACATGATCATGGTGTGTCATAACCTCAACCCGAATGTACCTGCTGACGTCTCCTTTGCTGAAAGCCGTGTGCGCCCGGAAACCATCGCGGCAGAAAACGTTCTGCACGATATGGGGGTTATCTCCATGTTCTCCAGTGACTCACAAGCCATGGGGCGTGTGGGGGAAAACTGGCTACGTGTGATGCAAACGGCTAACGCAATGAAAGCATCACGCGGCAAATTACCAGAAGATGCGCCGGGTAACGATAACTTCCGCGTCCTGCGCTATGTGGCAAAAATCACCATTAACCCAGCGATTGCACAAGGTGTCAGCCATGTCATCGGTTCAGTTGAAGTGGGCAAAATGGCCGATCTGGTGCTGTGGGATCCGCGTTTCTTTGGTGCGAAACCTAAGATGGTTATCAAAGGCGGCATGATCAACTGGGCGGCAATGGGTGATCCGAACGCCTCATTACCAACCCCACAACCGGTGTTCTATCGTCCAATGTTTGGCGCAATGGGTAAAACCATGCAAGACACCTGCGTCACCTTCGTTTCTCAGGCCGCGCTGGATGATGGCGTGAAAGAGAAAGCCGGGCTGGATCGCCAGGTTATTGCGGTTAAAAACTGCCGTACCATCTCTAAACATGACCTGGTGCGTAATGACCAAACACCAAACATTGAAGTGGATCCTGAAACCTTTGCGGTGAAAGTGGATGGCGTACATGCCACCTGTGAACCTATAGATACAGCAGCAATGAACCAGCGCTATTTCTTTGGTTGA
- a CDS encoding urease accessory protein UreF: MNASDLIRIMQFGDSVLPVGAFTFSNGVESAIQTGVVRDVPTLKGFVLTALKQAASCDGMGVVAAHRAVVADDRDGIIRADWAVNNRKLNEESRLMATRMGKKLAEMSIHVVEHPLISWWLEQIKNGNTAGTYPVTQAVVMAAQGIGQREVVVMHQYGVAMTILSAAMRLMRVTHFDTQHILFELNHDIEKFCDIAEIGDIDQMSSYVPIVDVLAAVHVKAHVRLFSN; the protein is encoded by the coding sequence ATGAATGCATCAGATCTGATTCGTATCATGCAATTTGGTGATTCCGTACTGCCGGTCGGGGCCTTCACGTTTTCCAATGGCGTGGAGTCCGCCATTCAAACTGGCGTGGTACGAGACGTGCCGACGTTAAAAGGCTTCGTGTTAACCGCCCTAAAACAAGCGGCCAGTTGTGATGGCATGGGGGTGGTTGCTGCCCATCGGGCTGTGGTTGCTGACGACCGTGACGGTATTATCCGTGCTGATTGGGCCGTGAATAACCGCAAACTCAATGAAGAAAGCCGCCTGATGGCAACCCGAATGGGGAAAAAATTGGCGGAGATGTCAATCCATGTGGTGGAGCATCCGCTGATCAGCTGGTGGCTGGAACAGATAAAAAATGGCAATACCGCAGGGACTTACCCGGTCACTCAGGCGGTGGTGATGGCCGCACAGGGGATTGGGCAGCGCGAAGTGGTGGTGATGCACCAATATGGCGTGGCGATGACGATATTAAGTGCGGCCATGCGCTTGATGCGCGTTACCCATTTCGACACACAGCATATCTTGTTTGAGTTAAACCACGACATCGAGAAGTTCTGCGATATTGCCGAAATTGGCGATATTGACCAGATGTCTTCTTATGTCCCTATTGTGGATGTTTTGGCGGCGGTGCATGTGAAAGCGCACGTTCGCCTGTTTAGTAACTGA
- a CDS encoding urease subunit gamma, with protein sequence MQLTPREVEKLMIYTLSDVAFKRKARGLKLNYPEAVSIITVTAMEGARDGKSVEDVMKEASKVLTKDNVMDGVADLIPNVQVEAIFTDGSRLVTVHDPIK encoded by the coding sequence ATGCAGCTCACCCCAAGAGAAGTTGAAAAGCTCATGATCTACACGCTGTCTGATGTGGCGTTCAAACGCAAAGCGCGTGGCTTGAAACTTAATTATCCGGAAGCCGTTTCTATTATCACAGTGACTGCAATGGAAGGGGCCAGAGATGGCAAATCCGTAGAGGATGTGATGAAAGAAGCCAGTAAAGTTCTCACAAAAGATAATGTGATGGACGGGGTGGCTGATCTGATTCCGAATGTTCAGGTTGAAGCCATTTTTACCGACGGCAGCCGTTTGGTCACGGTGCACGACCCCATCAAATGA
- a CDS encoding urease accessory protein UreD, which translates to MTSQSQNIVETPSRVRAHALGINAPELAQYQDEPAQMRSGAVGKSGYLKLRFAKREHRSILAEMERRVPSMVQKALYWDEEMPELPCVTMISTSGCILQGDRLATDVIVEAGACAHVTTQSATKVHMMNANYASQIQNFTVEEGGYLEFMPDPLIPHRNSRFITDTTINIHPTATAIYSEVLMSGRKYHHADERFGFDVYSSRVAAHVFLGKEQPAGKELFVEKYVLEPKSESLDAIGVMQSFDAFGNVILLTPKEHHERILARVPAHFDIKGGIASGATRLPNDCGLVFKALGIDSAGVKNEIRQFWKIAREEILGVTLPEKFLWR; encoded by the coding sequence ATGACATCGCAGAGCCAGAATATCGTGGAAACTCCTTCACGGGTTCGCGCTCACGCATTAGGTATCAACGCGCCGGAACTTGCGCAATACCAAGATGAACCGGCGCAAATGCGTAGCGGAGCGGTAGGGAAAAGCGGCTATCTCAAACTGAGATTTGCCAAACGTGAACATCGCAGTATTTTGGCCGAAATGGAAAGACGGGTACCCTCAATGGTGCAAAAAGCGCTGTACTGGGATGAAGAAATGCCCGAACTGCCGTGTGTCACCATGATCTCGACTTCAGGATGCATTTTACAAGGTGACCGTCTGGCCACTGACGTGATTGTGGAGGCGGGGGCTTGCGCCCATGTCACTACGCAGTCGGCGACTAAAGTTCATATGATGAATGCCAACTACGCGTCGCAGATACAGAATTTTACGGTAGAAGAAGGGGGCTATCTTGAATTTATGCCAGACCCACTTATTCCACATCGTAATTCGCGTTTTATTACTGATACCACCATTAATATTCATCCTACGGCGACGGCGATTTATTCGGAAGTGCTGATGTCTGGGCGTAAATATCACCATGCGGATGAACGCTTTGGTTTTGATGTTTATTCCTCCCGAGTGGCGGCGCACGTTTTTTTGGGGAAAGAACAGCCAGCAGGTAAAGAACTGTTTGTTGAGAAATATGTGTTGGAACCGAAGTCAGAAAGTCTTGATGCTATTGGGGTCATGCAATCATTTGATGCGTTCGGCAATGTGATCTTATTAACCCCCAAAGAGCATCATGAGCGCATTCTGGCGCGGGTACCGGCCCATTTTGATATTAAAGGCGGTATTGCCAGTGGGGCAACGCGCTTACCGAATGATTGCGGGCTGGTGTTTAAAGCACTGGGAATTGATAGTGCCGGTGTGAAGAATGAAATCCGACAGTTTTGGAAAATAGCTCGTGAGGAAATTCTCGGTGTGACATTGCCGGAAAAATTCTTGTGGCGTTAA
- a CDS encoding ATP-binding cassette domain-containing protein — MLRFSRFAIDVAHYRWLGRKSWHPLLNNISLEVNPGELVALVGGSGEGKSLLLQSVLGLLPENMRCRGEIILDGEVLCAQDKIERRGKTLCYVPQGVSALNPLIKVGSQMTRAAQLSGVKLRLEDVALQLQTYNLAPGLVHDFPRQLSGGMAKRVLTSCATLTNARYILADEVTSWLDDEHACQLLTHLRAFCQQGRGILWVTHDLALAARFADKIAVLHQGELHETLSAEELKNNGGSPWLQSLWAALPEQQFVSQKMSPAEVAEYV, encoded by the coding sequence ATGCTGAGATTTTCAAGGTTTGCCATTGATGTTGCCCATTATCGCTGGCTAGGTCGGAAAAGCTGGCACCCTTTGCTGAATAATATTTCTTTGGAAGTAAACCCAGGGGAATTGGTCGCGCTGGTCGGGGGAAGCGGCGAAGGGAAGAGCCTGTTACTGCAAAGTGTGTTGGGCCTGTTACCGGAAAACATGCGTTGCCGTGGTGAGATTATTCTGGATGGCGAAGTTCTGTGCGCCCAAGATAAAATTGAACGGCGCGGCAAAACTTTATGTTATGTCCCGCAAGGGGTTAGCGCCCTGAATCCTCTGATAAAAGTGGGGTCACAGATGACCCGAGCTGCCCAACTCAGCGGGGTAAAATTGCGGCTGGAAGATGTCGCGCTGCAACTGCAAACCTACAATCTCGCACCGGGGTTGGTCCATGACTTCCCTCGACAACTCTCTGGCGGCATGGCAAAACGGGTGCTGACCAGTTGTGCAACCTTAACTAATGCTCGTTATATTCTGGCGGATGAAGTGACTTCATGGCTCGATGATGAGCATGCTTGCCAGCTACTGACCCACTTACGTGCTTTTTGTCAGCAAGGGCGCGGTATTTTATGGGTCACTCATGACTTAGCTCTGGCGGCGCGCTTTGCCGATAAGATTGCGGTATTACATCAAGGCGAACTACATGAAACGCTGAGCGCTGAAGAGCTGAAAAATAACGGCGGCAGCCCGTGGTTACAGTCGCTCTGGGCTGCATTGCCGGAGCAACAGTTTGTCAGCCAGAAAATGTCACCGGCGGAGGTGGCCGAGTATGTTTAG
- the ureE gene encoding urease accessory protein UreE — MILIEHILGNVKKDPVWQEKLKDATFDLLVLDQREAQKSRCRKLSTQGLDLGISLDRHVVLADGDVLAWDEKTNVAVVVQINLRDVMVIDLSELKSRSPDELIKTCFELGHALGNQHWKAVTKNNEVYVPLTVATTMMDSVMRTHGFQHLPFRFVKGAEILPLLSNSEARLLFGGAEDTDTHVHVASPLDEPHGSGLHVHAIHSHGTGHTHSHDHDHSHSHGDHDHDHKH, encoded by the coding sequence ATGATTTTGATAGAGCACATTCTTGGCAATGTGAAAAAAGATCCGGTTTGGCAGGAGAAACTCAAAGATGCCACTTTTGATCTCTTGGTTTTGGATCAACGGGAAGCACAAAAAAGCCGTTGCCGTAAACTCAGCACGCAGGGGTTGGATCTGGGTATTTCGCTCGACCGACACGTCGTTCTGGCTGATGGGGATGTGCTGGCGTGGGATGAAAAAACCAATGTCGCGGTGGTAGTACAAATCAATTTGCGCGATGTCATGGTTATCGATCTGAGTGAACTGAAAAGCCGTTCACCGGATGAATTGATTAAAACCTGCTTTGAGTTGGGGCATGCACTGGGCAATCAGCACTGGAAAGCAGTGACGAAAAATAACGAGGTCTATGTGCCTCTGACGGTTGCCACCACCATGATGGATTCCGTGATGAGAACCCACGGCTTCCAGCATTTACCTTTCCGTTTTGTTAAAGGGGCGGAAATTCTACCGTTACTCAGTAATTCTGAAGCGCGCCTGCTGTTTGGCGGAGCTGAAGATACCGATACTCATGTGCATGTCGCCAGCCCTTTGGATGAACCTCATGGCTCCGGCTTACATGTTCACGCGATTCATTCCCACGGTACTGGACATACGCATAGCCATGACCATGACCACAGTCATAGCCACGGCGATCACGACCACGACCATAAACACTGA
- a CDS encoding ABC transporter permease codes for MTYNPNRALFRLFVSLVLLAALVVYGWAIYPIEIPMDLMARRQPPSPAYWFGTDSLGRDLWLRCFQGMTTSLQIGLIAAFASGLLAMLTASLCSINKTLDYLIRGLIDSMLALPHLLLLVLICFTLGGGKHGVILAVALTHWPKLALILRAEILRIRETDYVMLSHRLGNSNFYRWRHHLLPLLLPQWIVGTLLMFPHAVLHSAALSFLGFGLSPHEPSLGILLADALRYLSSGAWWLAFFPGLILVGLVLIFDQFARALQQLWVRIA; via the coding sequence ATGACTTATAACCCAAACCGAGCTTTATTCCGGCTTTTTGTTTCCTTAGTACTATTAGCTGCATTGGTTGTTTACGGATGGGCAATATACCCCATTGAAATTCCAATGGATTTAATGGCCCGTCGCCAGCCGCCGTCACCCGCTTATTGGTTTGGCACTGACAGTTTAGGGCGTGACCTGTGGTTGCGCTGTTTTCAGGGAATGACTACCAGCCTGCAAATTGGTTTGATCGCTGCCTTTGCCAGTGGCCTATTGGCGATGCTCACCGCCAGCTTATGTTCAATAAATAAAACACTGGATTATCTGATTCGTGGATTGATTGACAGTATGCTGGCTTTACCGCATTTACTCTTATTGGTACTGATCTGTTTCACTTTGGGGGGAGGGAAGCACGGCGTTATTTTGGCGGTGGCATTAACTCACTGGCCAAAACTTGCCTTGATTTTGCGCGCCGAGATTTTACGTATTCGTGAAACTGATTATGTGATGCTCTCACATCGATTAGGTAACAGTAATTTTTACCGTTGGCGTCATCATCTGCTACCGTTATTACTACCACAATGGATTGTTGGCACGTTGCTGATGTTCCCCCATGCGGTGTTACACAGTGCGGCACTAAGTTTTTTAGGGTTCGGGTTGTCTCCCCATGAACCGTCATTGGGGATTTTATTGGCCGATGCACTTCGTTATCTGAGCAGTGGAGCATGGTGGCTGGCATTCTTCCCTGGCTTGATTTTGGTCGGGTTGGTACTGATATTTGACCAGTTTGCCCGAGCACTGCAACAACTGTGGGTGAGGATAGCCTGA
- a CDS encoding HoxN/HupN/NixA family nickel/cobalt transporter, translating into MTTGIEKRSAFGNQQTKRRAIYLLIGLLVINGLAWVWAFTEFNDNAVLMGMAFLAYSFGLRHAVDADHIAAIDNVTRKLMQQGKTPIAVGTFFSLGHSTIVILASLAIAATAMAFKNNMAWFHETGGLIGTLVSSLFLLLFGFLNLTILISVYKKFQQVKAGHVYKDEELDLLVTNNGGFLARIFKRVFNMVNKSWYMYPVGFLFGLGFDTATEIGVLGISAASATHGMNLWSIMVFPILFASGMALIDSLDNFVMIGAYGWAFSKPVRKLYYNITITAASVIIAFFIGGIEALGLIADKLNLTGGIWTPINNISENLGEIGYWIIGMFILCWVISVVNYYVRGYDKLSITR; encoded by the coding sequence ATGACGACTGGAATAGAGAAACGTAGTGCATTTGGCAACCAGCAAACTAAACGTCGCGCCATTTACTTATTGATTGGCTTACTGGTGATTAATGGGCTGGCATGGGTTTGGGCTTTTACCGAATTTAATGATAATGCAGTGTTAATGGGGATGGCATTTCTGGCTTATAGTTTTGGTTTGCGTCATGCCGTAGATGCTGATCATATTGCCGCTATTGATAATGTAACCCGTAAATTGATGCAACAGGGGAAGACTCCGATTGCGGTTGGGACATTCTTTTCCCTTGGTCATTCGACCATTGTTATATTAGCGTCACTGGCTATCGCTGCAACCGCCATGGCATTTAAAAATAATATGGCGTGGTTCCACGAAACCGGCGGTTTGATTGGTACGTTGGTTTCGTCACTGTTTTTATTATTGTTTGGTTTTCTTAATTTAACCATTCTGATTTCAGTATATAAAAAGTTTCAACAGGTCAAAGCAGGGCATGTCTATAAAGACGAAGAGCTTGATCTATTGGTAACCAATAATGGTGGTTTTCTGGCCAGAATATTCAAACGTGTGTTTAACATGGTGAATAAAAGCTGGTATATGTACCCTGTTGGTTTTTTATTCGGTTTGGGTTTTGATACTGCTACCGAAATTGGGGTGTTAGGGATCTCAGCGGCCAGTGCAACTCATGGCATGAATTTGTGGTCAATTATGGTTTTCCCTATTTTATTTGCTTCTGGGATGGCTTTGATCGACTCACTCGATAACTTTGTCATGATTGGTGCTTATGGTTGGGCCTTTTCAAAACCGGTACGGAAATTGTATTACAACATTACTATCACTGCGGCTTCAGTTATCATTGCATTCTTTATTGGTGGGATTGAAGCATTAGGGTTAATTGCGGATAAACTTAATTTGACTGGCGGTATTTGGACACCAATAAATAATATCAGTGAAAACTTAGGTGAGATAGGTTACTGGATTATTGGTATGTTTATACTATGCTGGGTGATTTCTGTAGTTAATTATTATGTTCGTGGTTATGATAAATTGAGTATTACCCGTTAG
- the ureB gene encoding urease subunit beta, which yields MSTKTNSTKATSEKTDSLKTNRGTKSIAGYSEQNTPLGGCILADTPITFNENKPVTKVKVRNTGDRPIQVGSHFHFFEANRALEFDRAAAYGKRLNISSTTAIRFEPGDETEVPLIPFGGKQTLYGFNNLVDGWTGEGVVPNSERPDKLEAIRRAAERGFKSSK from the coding sequence ATGAGCACAAAGACAAATAGCACCAAAGCAACGAGTGAAAAGACAGATAGCTTAAAGACAAATAGAGGCACTAAATCAATTGCAGGTTATTCTGAACAAAATACCCCACTCGGTGGCTGCATTTTAGCCGATACACCGATCACCTTTAATGAAAATAAGCCTGTTACCAAAGTGAAAGTTCGCAACACCGGTGACCGGCCGATTCAGGTGGGTTCACATTTCCACTTCTTTGAAGCTAATCGGGCACTGGAGTTTGACCGCGCGGCGGCTTACGGAAAAAGACTGAATATCTCTTCAACCACCGCCATCCGTTTTGAACCCGGTGATGAAACCGAAGTTCCGCTGATTCCTTTTGGTGGTAAGCAAACCCTGTATGGCTTTAACAACCTGGTGGATGGTTGGACTGGTGAAGGCGTCGTTCCCAATAGCGAACGTCCGGATAAGCTAGAGGCTATTCGTCGTGCAGCTGAGCGTGGCTTCAAATCGTCTAAATGA
- a CDS encoding ATP-binding cassette domain-containing protein, with amino-acid sequence MFSVDNLTIDQGGKRLWDSVSFSLKLGERLGISAPSGFGKTTLGRVLAQWQSATSGQILIGGAPLAKKGYCPVQLVPQHPEQSFNPYRTTGESLHDAWRPDAQWLERMVVNPVWLKRRPDELSGGELARIALLRALDPRTCYLIADEVTAQLDAHIQAQIWQVLLEEAARRPLGLIVFSHNKSLLEKVCSRIWIPERESEKPLYPRPVVKPHLGLAMIKTG; translated from the coding sequence ATGTTTAGTGTCGATAATCTGACCATTGATCAAGGGGGGAAACGGCTATGGGATTCGGTCTCATTTTCGTTGAAACTGGGAGAGAGATTGGGGATTTCCGCACCCAGTGGGTTTGGCAAAACTACCTTGGGGCGAGTATTAGCACAATGGCAGTCGGCAACATCCGGGCAAATTCTAATAGGCGGCGCACCACTGGCTAAAAAAGGTTATTGCCCGGTTCAGTTAGTGCCACAACACCCAGAACAAAGTTTCAATCCTTACCGGACAACCGGCGAGAGTTTGCACGATGCCTGGCGACCCGATGCACAATGGCTTGAACGAATGGTTGTAAACCCAGTTTGGCTAAAACGCCGGCCTGATGAATTATCTGGCGGGGAACTCGCACGAATTGCTCTGCTGCGCGCCCTGGACCCACGGACCTGCTATTTAATTGCCGATGAAGTCACCGCACAACTTGATGCTCATATTCAGGCTCAAATTTGGCAAGTGTTATTGGAAGAAGCGGCTCGTCGGCCGTTAGGCCTAATTGTTTTCAGTCATAATAAATCTTTATTGGAAAAGGTGTGCTCACGTATATGGATACCTGAGCGAGAAAGTGAAAAACCTCTTTATCCGCGGCCAGTGGTTAAGCCTCATCTTGGTTTGGCGATGATAAAAACAGGGTAA
- the yut gene encoding urea transporter — MNAKTGNQSGWAQLSASNVFIEFIDTTLRGCAQVMFQNNPLTGLFFFIAIFVGAYGEGNPAVAYGCVLGTIVATLTGLTMRDRKSWRSGLYGYNGCLVGAALPTFLVATPIVWACIVLGSIVSVIVMVCIADILKTWKVAALTAPFVLTTWMILLASYAFAGLHSSGLPTPALPHPLVLDSGATASGNLFVSMFNGVSQVFLFSSLIGGILFIIGLAVESLWAAVFAVGGSLLALFTAIFLGANPSSIDAGLYAFSAVLTAIALGSTFNKPSWRVLAYTVVGVIFTVIVQGALNILLSPIGIPTLTMPFVLASWLFLVPNKDVMPAHRQ, encoded by the coding sequence ATGAACGCGAAAACGGGCAATCAATCCGGCTGGGCACAACTTAGTGCTTCGAATGTTTTCATTGAATTTATCGATACAACGCTGCGCGGCTGTGCTCAAGTCATGTTCCAGAATAACCCTCTGACCGGGCTATTCTTTTTTATCGCAATATTTGTCGGAGCCTATGGCGAAGGGAACCCGGCGGTGGCTTATGGTTGTGTGCTGGGAACAATAGTGGCAACACTCACCGGGCTAACGATGCGCGATCGTAAATCATGGCGCTCAGGGTTATACGGCTATAACGGGTGTTTGGTGGGGGCGGCATTACCGACATTTTTGGTTGCCACACCGATAGTCTGGGCATGCATTGTTTTAGGTAGCATCGTGTCGGTCATTGTTATGGTTTGTATCGCCGATATTTTAAAAACTTGGAAAGTTGCGGCATTAACTGCACCTTTTGTTCTCACTACCTGGATGATCTTGTTGGCCAGTTACGCCTTTGCCGGTTTACATAGCAGTGGATTACCTACCCCGGCTCTACCTCATCCGTTGGTTTTAGATAGTGGAGCAACTGCGAGTGGTAATCTTTTCGTCAGCATGTTCAATGGTGTTTCTCAGGTATTTTTATTCAGTAGTTTGATTGGCGGCATTCTTTTTATCATCGGGCTGGCGGTTGAATCGCTCTGGGCCGCCGTATTTGCCGTGGGTGGTTCACTATTGGCGCTTTTCACCGCTATATTCCTTGGGGCAAACCCGAGCAGTATTGATGCCGGACTTTATGCATTCAGTGCGGTATTGACGGCGATCGCTTTAGGTTCGACATTTAACAAGCCCAGTTGGCGCGTTTTGGCTTATACCGTCGTCGGCGTTATTTTTACGGTCATCGTACAGGGCGCTCTGAATATTTTATTGTCCCCTATCGGTATTCCAACCTTGACGATGCCATTTGTTCTCGCTTCATGGTTATTCCTGGTTCCTAATAAAGATGTGATGCCAGCACATAGACAATAG